In a genomic window of Gossypium arboreum isolate Shixiya-1 chromosome 7, ASM2569848v2, whole genome shotgun sequence:
- the LOC108485719 gene encoding uncharacterized protein LOC108485719 has protein sequence MWRMLVVLRRNLQNIKKTHRVADENMVNNNNNGGQMPIFINRRRSHGSWNGFSVICSVVRAPLSLVSCLSQPHVNGTDGVWVSSHEFAQISEMNHLMVSDSMRYAILM, from the coding sequence ATGTGGCGTATGCTGGTGGTTTTGCGACGGAATCTTCAAAACATCAAGAAAACTCACCGGGTAGCCGATGAGAACATGGTGAATAACAATAATAACGGAGGCCAGATGCCGATTTTCATTAACAGAAGGAGATCTCATGGATCGTGGAATGGTTTTTCTGTGATTTGCAGCGTTGTTAGAGCTCCTCTTTCCTTAGTTTCTTGCTTGTCTCAACCCCATGTTAACGGAACTGATGGTGTGTGGGTATCGAGTCATGAGTTTGCTCAAATTTCAGAGATGAACCATTTGATGGTAAGTGACAGCATGCGTTATGCAATCTTGatgtaa